CTGTTTATAGCGGTTGTGTTCGCGTGTCATAAAATGTCAACACTTCAtctaatttaaaaagaaaactagTGTACCGCTTTAGTCGACGTCAGGCTTATAAATACAGTATACGTTTGCATTTATAAGTTTATGCCCCTTTCGGAAATTGCATGGGGACATTTATGATGCATACAACACTGGTCGTTACCAACTGGTTGTGTGTCAGTCTCTCGCAATAATGAACtttgaaattcaaaaaatataaaaggtcTTTTCTGCAAAGGGGTGTAACCGGGGCCCGTGTAACCGCTGCGTAAAGTTCGGTTATATGTAACCGCTATTTGATAACGATAATCGAGTCGATTAAGAATATCCCCAGCGACTATGTAAACTTCCGGTTGTAGATGCCAGGCCTAAAACATAGCAAAATGTAGTTTCTGTCGGTTTTCTAAAGCATCTACCGATTCTTTTTTAACCTTTcttaaaaaatagttatacCCATACATTATTGAATTCCCATGgatttttttaaggaaatttcTTTCAGGAATTTgatttttaactgtttaaatcacacatttttatagttttgaacttgattaaaatgaaagaaGTGCATTTATGACtgtgttttgaatataatggaCAAAAAGATGAAACGACCGCTACGAATAAAGATTATTAGCATGGGAAATGCTGAagttggaaaggtaaatccttcatgtacaaattgtttcaTCGCCATTTTCATAATCATTATGGTCGGGATAGCTGCAATAACGCGCATTAagggaactttttttaacatttagatattcattttgttcccttaCTGGCTGAGGTCACAAATCCTAACACTTTTGGAGTTTTTGTATAActatcttggagagtttttgttgtagtaagttaaaatttcgtatgataaattgattttggttaatgtgacaacatctgtcaaagttCAGATTTacgatatatcatttttatgtagaaaatcattcattttacatACAGTTAATCACACTTAAACTTTtactatggagggcacaaatactgAACTGGCAAAtacttgaaaagcgaaaatacatggtcatatattacaattatatttaaaaagtatgctatattgaatacatgtaaacaCTAAGCTGCAAATTTATTCATTCtgctgtttttcaaaacatgtgatttaaatgtaaagcgtttcattttataaatatcttgaatgtagcGGAACATAACTGCAAGGCCTCAAAGATGCACATGCGCCCTCTGATGTCATTCCaccatgtgctacattttgatctttaagtgTATTAGAACATTGAATGgctttttagaaaaatactcaacacaacaagatgaaacttcacaAGTGTCACCAAGGCAtgcctctgtattgatctaggTCATCGCGAACACTGTAAACATACGCATGTTTTAACTTGCGTTTGGTATTTGTGCtctgttcggaaatgtaccaTCAGCCAGTAATGCCACAAAAcgactgattcataccaatgtaaaatatattctttatctttaactccacaatatttaatacggcattgttaaataagaacacaaaaaagtaacacataaattatttttagcaaGTACTTTTCTCTTATTACActttgtgtttcattaaacactcgATATTCTTAGTGCCGGGATATGTCATTCTTGGcaaggaaaacaacaagttgGATATGGACGTGTAGAgttgccaaaacaaaaaaagtaaaaaactcTGAACCGGCTGTGCACACCTTTAAATTCATGAAACATAACCATCTGATCCCAATTGCCGCTTCTATTTCATAAAATGAGCTTTTAACCGTagaaaacattatcaataacaaaatatatttcagtaaagTGTTATCTAATATGCGTATATAAAATGGAAGAGGCAATTGAAATTAACTGGTTACGTTTCATGAACTAAAATGCGTGCTTTAAGCGTATATAAAATGGAAGAGCCAATTGGAATCAACTGGTAACATTTCATGAATTAAAATGTGTGCTTTCTACATGTTCAATCAGCATAATAACCAGGCAAAAAGTTGTTTTGTGTACTACCTTATCAAATTTTGTGacagctttttaaaaaaattgtcaaggTGGATTAAAAACATGACCTGCTGCCCATTCATGCAGACGAGTTGGAGTTTCTAATTGCCTGACAGCATTTTACTCCCCTGCCAGTGAGTGGGTTATTTCTAAGACTGGATATGACTGAGGATGAAATCACAGTACTCGTGAGAGTTTAAAATAATCTATATAGACATAAAAGGAAGTTTCCAATCCATGGGAAATAGCCTAGGTCCATGACCAAGCCAATCATAaagtttgtcataaaaaaacaaagaccTTCCTTAAACATGtctttattgtttaaaactcaTAACCGGAATATGCACAGACTTAAATCAGTCCGTCTTTTCTCGtcttatattaaattttgatgattatttttTCCTGAAGAAACCTTTAGGTTCCATAATGTGTCTGATGTCATTATAAACTTCAAGTAGCTTCAGACATCTAAAAAATCAGGACCAATAGCGGCGTGTAAAATCACTGAACTATGACTATGGACTTCGAAAGTAGGgaaatatcaaacattgtaGACTCCTGGCATCTAATTATATGAACTCACTCTAGGCCCACTGACTACTACTTCTACATGTCACTTTTACACATACTTTTTACAACAGCTAAATATCACTAGATCAACTGATTCAATAACAAAAGGTTATTTCGGTGATAGGTTTTTTACAAATTACTTCTCTGTGACTTGATCATAATTCAACTTATTAGAATCATGTTCCCATTGAACGATTGTTGGAAAAAATAGTCTATGATTGTTGCCTTTGGTCTGTATGTGCAATGGATATAAATCTGACTgagatttgttcaaatattatttacttcacattttttgttttgcagAGTTGCATCATCAAAAGGTATTGTGAAAAACGATTTGTCCACAAGTATCTAGCTACAATTGGAATTGACTATGGAGTTTCAAAGTAAGTATGATATATTTATCTATGTGATAAACATTGTAGAACAGTGcgttatttaaaacagtttggGGATGATACTCGCCACCATTCCCTATGCTTCAGACAATTTCATGAGTGAAAATGATTCATTATGTAACAAACAACTCTCAAAttgagtttttgttttgaaaccaAATGAAGggaaaataaattttaacaattaaaccCACGCAGAAGGAAGAATTGATTAAGTTATATTAAAGAAACATACATACAGTATTTTTCATGCAATGTTTATATCTTATAGCATTAATGTggatttatctttatttttgtaatataaaatcGTAATTCCTtaatttggtcaaaatagtgGGGTTATAAATGCTGGTGCATTTTAGATGATGATATATGCTGGGATAACACAGTATagatttatatatagtatgtgtAAGTAATACATTTTATCACAATCTAGAGGTTTTACTGTAGTTATTCTTTTTCAGGGTCACAATACAAAATAGAGATGTGAAAGTGAATATTTTTGACATGGCTGGGCATCCCATATTTTATGAGGTAGGTgtacacaattttgtttttataccttgaaaattcaaatatatggcAGTGGTCAAAATGAGCACAAGCCTGCGAGCCCAGAACTGGTCAAATGCTTTCAGCTTGCTCATAGTCTTGATTCTCTTGAATTCATATAGCAGTGcttgttgaacattttttgtacCAAGCACTAGTGTAGAATGTGGGCTTGTTTATGCAAAAGTCTAATTTGATGACTAGTATGATGTAGTTGAACTGCTATAATACCTTTATTATGTTGCaataacttgaacatttatgtTACCGGTTTTATGTgttcaatttaatataaaactgtgtCTTCTAATTTTGGTTCtaagtcaatatttatcaatcatATTTTGATACCTATTTAGTTAGTATTTATCAATCATATAGGGTTTTAGCAAAATAGTTCTGGAAGGGTGTTTATCCAGTCCTCTTTATTTTGCCATTCTGCCGTTAAAGAGACCAGCAaatgcacccttctgccttcatagaattaaatgcttaatactgtcaaatatttgtttgttttgattaaaacttgtGCACAGTTGAAACCTAAAAGTGCTTCAATTAAACACTATTCCTaccatttcttttcaaattcatcatgttaaaaatattcagtCAGATACATACATTGTGCATTTTTCCACCCTAGCACCCCATTCCTCTTgcaaaagggcacattgtatgtatacatgtgaTTGTGAATATTCCTCTTTCCGGTCCTTTTTCCTCACCCTGAAAAACTGGCTTATACGGCAATCACATTTTGTACATTACATTTCTTTGATGATAGcaaccatatttttttctctcttgTTTCAGcacataaaacaatttgtttattatttacctaCATGTTAGGATGTACATTTCCTTATGCCCTCTTGTCAGTTTTAAAATAGTGTCATATAAATATGATCATATGTCACTGTACTTGTGCTTTTATGCAGGTAAGGAACGAGTTCTACAAGGACACACAGGGAGCTATCCTTGTGTACGATGTTGCTGATCGTGCCAGTTTTGAGTCCCTTGACCACTGGCTACTGGAGATGCAGAATGAGATTGGAAACCAGGCTGACCACGACAATGTCGTTATTTGTGTCTGCGCTAACAAGGTGAGCTACAAATCATATTCAATGGCATGGAAATCATGTTATTCTTGAAAGATTGGGTCcaatttattgcaatatgttaATGTGAATATCATTTGGGGAGGACTTTCAAAAGCTTaaaagccaatttttgctaatCGTCAGGATCATGTCAACATTAATAAGCCATAAGGCATGTACAGGTATAGCTTTTTACCATCTTATCAATTTATGGCTTTAAGGCCCTTATTGTTTCTGGTATTTGTACTTTACTTGAAGACGTCTTAAAACAAGAAGAATGTATCAGTCAGCAACTGATGAAAACATTATGAGTAAATAGAAACTAATTcactgaaaacaattttaatagacTGACAAAAAAAGACAAGTAGATGAGACAGAGGGTCGCCTGTGGGCTGACAGTCGAGGGTTCCAGTACTTCGAGACCTCGGCACTCAATGGGGATGGAgttaatgaaatgtttcagGTACTGTACAACTGTTATGATTTACtcactgaaaaaaatattgaagtgcatattgttttgttactgAAGTAACCATATATCAAAAAAATTACTGTTACTTAATGATGTTAAACTATGTTATTCTGTGGTTTTAAGTAGAGGAGTGACCTggcagtttttcaaaatacatatcaataacCATAAACTTGTTAATTGTACAGATGTCCCAATTCCATTCACAGGCATTATTCGAGGGTGTAGTGACAGCCATTGAAAACGGAGGGAAGCGAGTGCCGATCGTGACCCAGCTTGGCTACACTCGAGAACAGATAGACGCCATACAGAGGCTCAAGAATGCCAAGAGTGACTTTGACAGACTCGGGCTGAGGGAAGGGGCAAGCAAGTATGTAGCatgcttgtttttattgattttgtgagACTGTGGTAAcagttattgtatttaattatatgttcaGTCATGAGagtgaataaagtaaaaaaaaatagactCAGGCTGAGGGAAGGGGCAAGCAAGTATGTAGCatgcttgtttttattgattttgtgagACTGTGGTAACAGTTATTGTATTGAATTATATGTTCAGTAATGAGagtgaataaagtaaaaaaaatagtgatGAAATGTATGTAAAGCAATGATGAGTGATTgtaaattaagattttttgtaaaatagatataattaaatgctgtgaaaatatattattacattatatgTGTATTTCTAATTTGCACTGATTTTACATGattgatttcaataatattttttaaactattttgtaaTGTAGACAAACTCATGATTAACCAAAAGGATATTTGAGATTGTAATCAGCTGCAACATTCATTTTCTAGGGATGAGGTTAACAAAGCTTACAAACGTCTGGCTGTTCTGCTCCACCCGGATAAGAATGTTGCTCCTGGTAGTGAAGAAGCCTTCAAGATTTTGCTTGCCTCTCGTACAGCGCTGCTCAAACGATGCTCCTGATTAAACATAAGCCTTACATTTAAATCATCTTCTGAAAAACGCTGTGatagttgtatttatttatttatacatatacatacataaatgtatttctacaaatacatttgtaaattttTTCTTAACGTTGAACGTAATTGTActacaaagttaaaaaaatatgaaaaagaagaTAACTATTTTACCTATAGATGACAACaagtttttaatgtatttaacaaaCTAGAATATTTGCCTTCTAATAGGGGCAATGAAAaactgtttattattattttgaatttaagcTAGCGACCATATTTCATCATGACTTTTAGTGGGTATTTTTGTTGTCAGCCCcgtgaaatataaaattgttattgcataatagtttacaaatgaaacATTAGCGTCgtaaatgaacaatttaagtTTTGTCTGCATGTAAATGTGTTCAACAGATggctttgaatgaaaaagatTTACAAAGTAACAACAACACCTTAGGTTGAAGGGATAACACTGTATACACAAATGATATCTGTGATGCATATCTGACAGTAGTATTAAGCAACTTGCCCCAATTACTCAAAAAATTCTTAAGTCCCTTTTAATGGGCTTAAGCTGATAAGCTAGTTTGGGTATATTTTGTGTAATACTTATGTCTTTAAGtctttttaaacttaatgagttatctttatgatattcacaataagcaatttttatgtatcaaaatcaaattacttaagtaccatatgtattttggctaaatGATATCAGCTACTTATGCCTGTTAAGCtgaagaagtttcgagaaattggggacATGTTTCAATTGtatacttaaatattcattacaaaTATCATACAAATATTCATGGATTTGCATGTTgtgttattaaatgttttttgtctgATCTATATATACTTGcacattatcattatcattacatGTGTTAACTTTGGATGTAATTTGATCTACAGCGTTTAATGATGTGTATGAATTTTGCATTATGGTGGTGAGTGGGCATCTGGTCAGTTGTCATACcacagtgctttagaacatgtcCTCATATTATCGCAACAGCAAgagaaaatcaaaaaaatctgaACAGATACTCTACATACAAATTTATGGATCCCTCTATCATTATGATATAATCACAAATCAATATGAACTATAATTAATttgatcaaaatgtttaattgtcaagttatgttAATTTAATAGTTGTAAAATGACATTGAGGCAAGTTCATTCAGTGACcacatataattttgatatcttGTGACcacatataattttgatatcttGTGACAACATATAATTTAGATATCTTGTGACtacatataaatttaatatattgtgaCCACATATAGTTTAGATATCTTGTGACCacatataaatttgatatcttGTGACcacatataattttgatatcttGTGACcacatataattttggtatcattggCAAAGATGTTGCTTACAGATTACTATTATGTAAAgtaaatgactgaaaatatataaattattatgttattggAGGTTGTATATTGTTcataatttcaactgaaattgcaaatgaaataaatacatataatacattcatgtattcactgaaataaaacacatcaagaATATTACTTCATAGCATAATACACTGCCATTAGATGTGATTGCATTGTTTGTAACATTTCTAGAAAATGGATACAATTCAGTCATTAGAAAccttaataatacatgtatgtaacattgttttttatcagatattgtttgtttatggtTGGTTATATCTTTAAagtgatgtgttttattgttaaaatgtctTTGCTTGTGTTTGAAAATTTGTGTTATGAACTATTTCTTAATTGTCAATATGTAGCGATAGAGGGGTCTGGGGGTATGATAATAACAACATGATATGgcattaaataatatgttatttaacaGGCAGGTTAGAATGCTTTAACTTACCTATGAGTACCgtccattgtttttatttatttagggtGTATATATTTATGCTACTGCaacattgtaatttattttaataaaatatttttacacacactgtaactTATTTCTATGGAATCTATAATCATAAAATTTCAAAGcagatttatttgttaatataaaaagaGAAATAGACAAGGGATTGCAGGGGCTCGCTCATATTTTGGGGCAAAATACTAGTTTTCccagtaatgcatctgaaaacatccttttttagctccactggccgaaggccatggagcttatgtcgtcacagattgtccgtcgtgagtgcgtgcgtgcgtgcgtaaactttttctttaaacgacatctcctctgaaactgataagcggattttgacaaaacttcacaggaatgttcctttggtggtcctttaccaaaattgctcaaatggttccggtccattacacaatatggccgccagagctaaaaatagcaaaatctttaaacaacatctcctctgaaacggttcggcagattttgatgaaacttgacagtaatgttccttgggtggtcctttattaaaattgctcaaatggttctggtccattgcacaatatggccgccacagctaaaaatagcaaaatctttaaacgacatctcctctgaaacggataggcagattttgatgaaacttgacagaattgttccttgggtggtccttaaccaaaattgctcaaatggttccggtccgctgcacaacatggctgccagggcaaaaaaatagaaaaacctttaaagaacatcttctcagaaaccgatgatcagattttgatgaaacttaacagaaatgttccttggatggtcctttatcaaatttgcttcaatggtttcggtccactgcacaagatggcccccagaggtaaaaatagaaaaacctttaaacgacttctcctcagaaaccgatgatcgtattgcaatgaaacttgacagaaatgttacttgggtagtccttaaccaaaatagcccaaacagttctggtctgctgcacaacatgggcaccagagctaagaatagaaaaaaacgttaaactacatcttctcagaaaccgattatcagattttgatgaaactttacataaatgttcatcgggatgccctttaaccaaaattgcccaaatggttccggtccgctgcacaacatggctgcgagagttaaaaatagaaaaacctttaaggacttctcgtccgcagtcttcacgaaaaacattttaacctactagccagttggactagcataatggcatattttactagtccgaatgacaatctagtagtccgactattttgccacattataaaactgtatgcttgaggtaaatacctatttcaattgagcagcttgcagtttgagtaaacatttctttattatgatgctcatgcagtgatagggagtgacatccttctgttgggaatagtgctccttgtttttcagaacctatgggtactatgtaaaaacaaaaggcatcttgcttgaatagactgtaataatatcaacatggttagaaaagaaatgccatgctttaatagctttgattacattttactactgaattacctccctttaatagaaaaaaaaataatgtcttaatttttcacgtatatcatctttaaataatttttaaacaataataatttatgagtaaacatataagcataaagttctcacaaaaagatcaatttaaaaaccttacatttatacataggaaagtatatatagactgaacattaattttcgtttaagtgacattctgaaagtttatgaaacagctatttttagtaacttaaatggccgaaaagtgtaagtgaaacaccaagtcgattctatctcgtcagttcttgttcaggttagatatttgcttcataatctattcagattaaatgttaaccgatgatcagattttgatgaaacttgacagaaatgttccttgggtggtcactaaccaaaatttgttaaatggttccagtccactgcacaccatggctgccagagctaaaaaataaaaaaactttatacgacttgtcgtcgaacccgatgaccttttttcgataaaacttgacagaaatgtttgtttggtgctcctttactcaaattgcccaaatcatttcggtccactgcacaacatggcagccagagctattaaagtaaaaaaaaatatttaaataacttctcctcaaaaattgatgattgtatttctatgaaacttgacgaaaatgttcgttaggtggtctttgcttgaaccttttggccagtgcagaaaaaaatacaacagaagtatcaaaaagtatatttttattaggccggtaaagtcaagaaaaaagaaatccGACGCCTTTACCACTAGGTCACAAGGATATTTTTACCttataacaatacattgataacatcacgtgatcatgtaaaaaaaaacaatcacgCGACAACGAAATCGCTGAAAGccgttagtaacgctattgAAAAGGGTGGTCTTAAACgacgatatttgagcatatatcaacatttgctggaGGGTTATAGCTTTCAGTATCTCAGTTTTAACACcacttatgatttgccacactgtATTTcgtattaaaaatgcattttacaaaccatgagcgagtcccttagACAGTAATAGATAACACATTTTTTGTGTTATGGGATTTTAGGCGGGAAATATCGAGCCTGATATCCATTTCTTTTAAAGTGCACAGGTGCACTGAGTATTCGTGAACTGAACTATCCGAGACACGCCTGTGTGGTAGCCTATATTCACAACTAATGGAATCGCCTATCGGCCTCCAATACGTACCATgcttaattgttaaaaactgaacAGACATGACGTTATAATTTGATTTCCTGTCCTACTGAAAACACGTTCTAATGTGTTATAACTTTAACTTagtatatcattgtttaagaagataAATCAATGGAATATATGATCGAGTGTATTCATTTAAAGCAAGGACTACGTGCATGACTGACAAATTTTACTCGTAACAGATGCCTCGCCGTGCACGTATGTCGGTTGACCTTACTGTTGTTGGTGGATCAATAAATCCCAGCATTCAACCCTGACTTAAAACCGCTTTTTAATGTTAGTGATTCAGAAGTTTGAGTCGAGATCACGGTGCTGATATGCATCCCAAAGACAACATGTATTGAAAATTCGGCTTTTTCTCTTATTatgacagacatacatacagacagacagacagacagcatacaaatatgtagaaaaaaaacacataaagacaaactca
This genomic stretch from Mya arenaria isolate MELC-2E11 chromosome 10, ASM2691426v1 harbors:
- the LOC128205169 gene encoding dnaJ homolog subfamily C member 27-like, encoding MDKKMKRPLRIKIISMGNAEVGKSCIIKRYCEKRFVHKYLATIGIDYGVSKVTIQNRDVKVNIFDMAGHPIFYEVRNEFYKDTQGAILVYDVADRASFESLDHWLLEMQNEIGNQADHDNVVICVCANKTDKKRQVDETEGRLWADSRGFQYFETSALNGDGVNEMFQALFEGVVTAIENGGKRVPIVTQLGYTREQIDAIQRLKNAKSDFDRLGLREGASKDEVNKAYKRLAVLLHPDKNVAPGSEEAFKILLASRTALLKRCS